The Marinobacter sp. ANT_B65 genome has a segment encoding these proteins:
- a CDS encoding YebG family protein has product MAVQAVYFSDRDGLDMALKNPETMLFTSKADADARDKILELAEEIQVFLTRKVEGLGDDMAEKCAMAIAEDKDLFQRAMKKPELLNTAQE; this is encoded by the coding sequence ATGGCGGTACAAGCAGTCTATTTTTCCGATAGGGACGGCCTGGATATGGCATTAAAAAATCCTGAGACCATGCTTTTCACATCAAAAGCAGACGCCGATGCCAGAGACAAAATACTGGAGCTGGCGGAAGAAATTCAGGTTTTCCTGACCAGGAAGGTGGAAGGTCTGGGCGATGATATGGCCGAAAAATGCGCTATGGCCATCGCCGAAGACAAAGACCTCTTTCAGAGGGCCATGAAAAAGCCGGAACTTCTGAACACTGCCCAGGAATAA